Proteins from a genomic interval of Vibrio casei:
- a CDS encoding aspartate kinase yields the protein MTSSNRSHTANIQTSNHTVEKIGGTSMSAFDAVLDNILLRPKKPYNRMFVVSAYGGITDALLECKRTGKPGIYRLVENRDDAWTDAIEVLEQRMLLINENMFADPISRRRADHFIKDRIAQATNCISNIMETCQYGQFSMQHYLPQIREFLSSIGEAHSAYNTCLKLKTLDINAKFVDLSGWDLDAQKEEGKDVSGNLDTVITNALQDIDMAKELPIVTGYVYCAEGLMKTYDRGYSEMTFSRLAVLSKAKQAVIHKEYHLSTADPRIVGPEKVRPMGQTNYDVADQLANLGMEAIHPNAASGLRRSGIELVIKNTFEPEHKGTLISHAFDPHRYAGNTDKVEIVAGQNKVFALHIFDQAMVGQADNVSYELMEIINDERVQLVGKEMNANSITYYLSGNSKSKNKVLSRAEKAFPNAKITGKMVALISVIGASIDTNKALSHGMIALMNQDITPRAAHSSMRNVDVQFVVDDENYEAAICTLHEEFIDGTKVKNKEQAA from the coding sequence TTGACTTCTTCAAATAGAAGCCACACTGCCAATATTCAAACGTCGAATCATACCGTTGAAAAAATTGGTGGTACATCCATGTCAGCTTTTGATGCTGTTCTTGATAATATTCTCTTACGTCCAAAAAAACCATATAACCGCATGTTTGTTGTATCTGCTTACGGTGGTATTACCGATGCATTACTAGAGTGTAAGCGAACAGGTAAACCTGGTATTTATCGTTTAGTTGAAAATCGTGATGACGCTTGGACTGATGCAATTGAAGTATTAGAACAGCGAATGCTACTGATTAATGAAAATATGTTCGCCGATCCCATCAGTCGACGTCGTGCTGATCACTTTATAAAAGATCGTATTGCTCAAGCGACAAACTGTATCAGTAATATTATGGAAACGTGTCAATACGGTCAGTTTTCTATGCAGCATTATTTGCCGCAAATCCGAGAGTTTTTATCTTCCATCGGTGAAGCGCATAGTGCGTACAATACTTGTTTGAAGCTAAAAACTCTTGATATAAATGCTAAATTTGTTGACTTGTCTGGCTGGGATCTTGATGCTCAGAAAGAGGAAGGTAAAGATGTGTCGGGTAATCTTGATACTGTGATTACCAATGCGCTTCAGGATATCGATATGGCGAAAGAGTTGCCGATAGTTACGGGCTATGTATATTGCGCTGAAGGCTTAATGAAAACCTATGATCGTGGTTATAGCGAGATGACGTTCAGCCGTTTAGCTGTGCTATCTAAAGCAAAGCAAGCGGTGATTCATAAAGAGTATCACTTGAGTACGGCGGATCCTCGAATCGTTGGCCCAGAAAAAGTGCGTCCCATGGGGCAAACGAATTATGACGTTGCCGATCAGCTGGCTAACTTGGGGATGGAAGCCATTCACCCCAATGCCGCTTCTGGCCTTCGCCGTAGCGGTATTGAGCTTGTTATTAAGAACACCTTTGAACCTGAACATAAAGGAACCTTGATTTCTCATGCGTTTGATCCTCATCGCTATGCTGGAAATACCGATAAAGTTGAAATTGTAGCCGGTCAAAATAAGGTTTTTGCATTACATATTTTTGACCAAGCGATGGTAGGCCAGGCTGATAATGTCAGTTATGAATTAATGGAAATCATTAATGATGAACGCGTTCAGTTGGTTGGAAAAGAGATGAATGCTAACTCCATTACTTACTATCTTAGTGGTAATTCTAAGAGCAAAAATAAAGTATTATCACGCGCAGAGAAAGCGTTCCCTAATGCTAAGATAACAGGGAAGATGGTGGCATTAATTTCTGTTATTGGCGCTTCTATTGATACTAATAAAGCGCTAAGTCATGGAATGATTGCGCTTATGAATCA
- a CDS encoding ectoine synthase, whose product MIVRTLDECRNSERRVVADTWESVRMLLRDDKMGFSFHITNIYAGTDTHIHYKNHLESVYCISGEGEIEVVNGETYPIKPGTLYVLDKHDEHQLRAYKGADMVMACVFNPPITGAETHDENGVYPLVE is encoded by the coding sequence ATGATTGTAAGAACATTAGATGAATGTCGAAACAGTGAACGTCGAGTAGTGGCTGATACGTGGGAAAGTGTACGCATGCTATTGCGTGACGACAAAATGGGCTTCTCGTTTCATATCACAAATATTTACGCGGGTACGGATACGCATATTCACTATAAAAATCATTTAGAGTCTGTGTATTGTATTTCAGGTGAAGGTGAAATCGAAGTCGTCAATGGCGAAACGTATCCAATCAAACCGGGTACTTTATATGTGCTTGATAAGCATGATGAACACCAACTTCGTGCATATAAAGGTGCAGATATGGTCATGGCGTGCGTATTTAACCCACCAATCACAGGTGCAGAAACCCATGATGAAAATGGTGTGTATCCGTTAGTGGAATAG
- the ectB gene encoding diaminobutyrate--2-oxoglutarate transaminase, translating into MNIFKKHESNVQCYANNFPVVFSSAKGCWLHTEDGDRYLDFLAGAGSLNYGHNNPVLKKALLDYIDQDGLTHGLDMHSQAKGHFLESFNEKILKPRELEYKVQFTGPTGTNAVEAAMKLARKVKDRTNIVAFTNGFHGVSYGALAATGNQHHRGGAAMPLSGVTRIPYEGYADIDGLALFETMLNDNSGGLDKPAAVLVEVVQGEGGLNAASNEWLQRLEKICKGNDILLIVDDIQAGCGRTGTFFSFEPSGIKPDMVTLSKSIGGYGLPMAIMLMKPDLDQWAPGEHNGTFRGNNHAFVTAAEAIDTYWHNDEFETHIKERAEQLNQSLQNNLKQYSNLFEGIKGRGLMQGIECKNGDVADMITSECFENGMIIETAGPNDEVVKFFCPLTVSESELEQGIHIFEKAVETISTKLTRRAS; encoded by the coding sequence ATGAATATCTTTAAAAAGCACGAATCAAACGTTCAATGTTATGCCAACAATTTCCCGGTAGTATTTTCATCGGCGAAAGGTTGCTGGCTTCATACCGAAGACGGAGACCGCTACTTAGATTTTCTTGCCGGTGCAGGTTCGTTGAACTATGGACACAACAACCCTGTTCTAAAAAAAGCACTGCTTGATTATATCGACCAAGATGGTTTAACCCACGGTTTAGATATGCATTCACAAGCAAAAGGTCACTTCTTAGAGAGCTTTAATGAAAAAATATTAAAGCCACGTGAACTTGAATATAAAGTTCAGTTTACCGGCCCTACAGGGACTAATGCTGTTGAAGCGGCGATGAAATTAGCTCGTAAAGTGAAAGATCGTACCAATATTGTTGCCTTTACTAATGGTTTCCATGGGGTGTCTTATGGTGCATTGGCTGCAACGGGTAATCAGCATCACCGTGGTGGCGCTGCTATGCCACTTTCAGGTGTTACTCGTATTCCTTATGAAGGTTATGCGGATATTGATGGTTTAGCATTATTTGAAACCATGCTGAACGATAATTCCGGCGGTTTAGATAAGCCTGCTGCAGTATTGGTTGAGGTTGTTCAAGGTGAGGGTGGTTTAAATGCCGCATCAAACGAATGGTTACAGCGTCTCGAAAAAATCTGTAAAGGTAACGATATCTTATTGATTGTCGATGATATTCAGGCCGGTTGTGGTCGTACCGGTACGTTCTTTAGTTTTGAACCATCCGGTATTAAGCCAGATATGGTGACGCTATCGAAGTCTATTGGTGGCTATGGTTTACCGATGGCAATTATGCTGATGAAACCAGATTTAGACCAATGGGCTCCTGGTGAACATAACGGTACCTTCCGTGGTAATAACCATGCGTTCGTCACGGCCGCAGAGGCGATTGATACCTACTGGCACAATGATGAATTTGAAACTCACATTAAAGAACGTGCTGAGCAATTAAATCAATCGCTTCAAAATAACTTGAAGCAATACTCTAACTTGTTTGAAGGCATTAAAGGCCGAGGCTTAATGCAAGGCATTGAGTGTAAAAACGGTGATGTTGCTGACATGATCACAAGTGAGTGTTTTGAAAATGGCATGATAATCGAAACAGCAGGCCCAAATGATGAGGTTGTGAAGTTTTTCTGCCCACTTACTGTGAGTGAATCTGAGTTAGAACAAGGTATTCATATTTTTGAGAAAGCGGTTGAGACTATTTCAACAAAGCTGACTCGGAGGGCTTCCTAG
- the ectA gene encoding diaminobutyrate acetyltransferase yields MITAPWVAHPEKVTKTQDELTFRKPEISDGNQVNALIESCPPLDTNSAYCNFLQASHFSDTCVLAEKDGEIAGFVSAYLKPSSHPNRPVLFIWQVAVAENSRGCGLAYRMIKSLLARECVAGVAAIETTITKDNHGSWNLFRKLEREDGEEGRVSVFLDKQNHFDGEHDSEYLFHIPLAMS; encoded by the coding sequence ATGATTACGGCACCGTGGGTAGCACACCCCGAAAAAGTGACCAAAACTCAGGACGAGTTAACATTTAGAAAACCCGAAATAAGCGACGGCAATCAAGTAAATGCTTTGATTGAGTCGTGTCCTCCTTTGGATACGAATTCTGCCTACTGCAACTTTTTGCAGGCATCACATTTTAGCGATACATGCGTATTAGCTGAAAAAGATGGTGAAATTGCAGGTTTTGTTTCCGCTTATCTCAAGCCATCAAGTCACCCTAATCGACCTGTTCTTTTTATCTGGCAGGTAGCGGTTGCGGAAAATAGCCGTGGCTGTGGATTAGCGTATCGAATGATTAAATCGTTACTAGCGCGTGAGTGTGTTGCTGGCGTTGCTGCAATTGAGACGACGATTACCAAAGACAATCATGGTTCTTGGAATTTATTCCGAAAACTTGAGAGAGAAGATGGTGAAGAAGGACGCGTGAGTGTTTTCTTAGACAAACAAAATCATTTCGATGGTGAGCATGATAGTGAGTATTTATTCCATATACCGCTTGCTATGAGCTAA
- a CDS encoding DUF2391 family protein, whose translation MKLNFNGEDASQVVIGAFTLAVPISFSEEAWDLSKTLPLENIAMLFVVSILFLGFFAYQSVFQSNVKHRVLAFVLRIVIAYCLTLCVVALVLFTLNKFPLESEPILAFKRLIIIAMPASMGAIVVDSFDKE comes from the coding sequence ATGAAACTGAATTTTAATGGGGAAGATGCCAGTCAAGTTGTTATTGGGGCTTTTACACTAGCAGTACCAATCTCTTTTTCAGAAGAGGCGTGGGATCTAAGTAAGACATTGCCCCTTGAAAATATAGCGATGTTGTTTGTTGTTTCTATTCTTTTTCTTGGTTTTTTTGCTTATCAAAGTGTCTTTCAGAGCAATGTAAAACATCGCGTTTTAGCGTTTGTTTTAAGAATTGTTATTGCATATTGCCTGACACTTTGTGTTGTGGCTTTAGTGCTTTTTACCTTAAATAAATTTCCTTTAGAAAGTGAACCAATACTTGCTTTTAAACGATTAATTATCATCGCAATGCCTGCTTCAATGGGAGCGATTGTTGTTGATAGTTTTGATAAAGAGTAA
- a CDS encoding LysE family translocator: MTFTIWFSLLLICLLGAMSPGPSLAMVAKHSLAGGRKNGLATAWAHAFGIGLYALFTILGLAILLHQFPFIFKLLTYAGAAYLAWLGLNAIQSKGGIAERLESGKTCSVVQSAKEGFYISILSPKIAIFFTALFSQFVAVSTETSSKVIIVLTPFIVDGLWYSFITFMLSSQVLLATLRSKAHWIDRLSGVVLIALAIRVALMV; this comes from the coding sequence ATGACATTCACTATCTGGTTTTCACTGCTATTGATATGTTTATTAGGAGCGATGTCTCCAGGCCCGAGTTTAGCTATGGTGGCAAAACATAGTTTGGCGGGCGGGAGAAAAAATGGGTTAGCGACAGCGTGGGCACATGCATTTGGTATTGGTTTATACGCTCTATTTACCATACTTGGATTGGCAATTCTGCTGCATCAATTTCCCTTTATTTTTAAGCTCCTGACTTATGCAGGAGCAGCTTATCTTGCTTGGCTCGGATTGAATGCTATTCAATCAAAAGGTGGTATTGCTGAAAGGCTAGAATCAGGGAAAACATGTTCGGTTGTTCAATCTGCAAAAGAAGGCTTTTATATCTCAATATTAAGTCCCAAAATTGCCATATTTTTTACTGCTTTATTCAGTCAATTTGTTGCCGTCAGTACAGAAACAAGTAGTAAAGTGATTATTGTTCTCACTCCTTTTATTGTTGATGGTCTGTGGTACTCGTTTATTACTTTTATGTTATCAAGCCAAGTGTTACTGGCGACCTTACGAAGTAAAGCACATTGGATAGATAGACTTTCTGGTGTGGTGTTGATTGCGTTAGCGATCCGCGTGGCATTGATGGTCTAG
- a CDS encoding Gfo/Idh/MocA family protein produces MKIAVIGLGGIAQKAYLPFITQLEGVEWVFCTRNTETLNLLAKKYKIRETYTDFQQLIHANVDAVMIHSATQSHLNIASFFLSQGIPTFVDKPLAANGQDCETLYDLALRKQTPLYVGFNRRHIPLFNQYLVGVQAGIPHSSLLSLRWEKHRFNQPGDIRTFIFDDFIHPLDSVNIYAKKSAQDLHITCQWDASQNQLGRLDVQWQQQDTLLHASMNRLFGSTQERISANFANQSYEFSNFTQGTLWQLDKTEKLQSKDWMPMLATKGFDSMIQEWLGVVKTGHMPQSLIERNIASHQLAEAICQYVTTQKTRKMH; encoded by the coding sequence ATGAAAATTGCAGTAATCGGACTTGGTGGCATCGCCCAAAAAGCCTACCTACCTTTTATCACCCAATTAGAAGGGGTTGAATGGGTTTTTTGCACAAGAAATACTGAAACCTTAAATTTATTGGCTAAAAAATACAAAATTAGAGAAACCTATACGGATTTTCAGCAATTAATACACGCCAATGTTGATGCGGTAATGATTCATAGTGCGACCCAAAGTCATCTAAATATTGCTAGTTTCTTCTTATCCCAAGGCATTCCAACTTTTGTTGATAAACCACTCGCCGCTAATGGTCAGGATTGTGAGACTTTATACGATCTAGCATTGCGTAAACAAACCCCTTTATATGTGGGGTTCAACCGTAGGCACATACCGTTATTTAATCAGTATTTAGTTGGTGTTCAAGCCGGAATACCACATTCATCACTACTATCTTTACGCTGGGAAAAGCACCGATTTAATCAACCTGGGGATATCCGTACTTTTATTTTTGATGATTTCATTCATCCACTTGATAGCGTCAATATCTACGCTAAAAAAAGCGCACAAGATCTGCATATCACTTGTCAGTGGGACGCGAGTCAAAATCAACTTGGTCGATTAGATGTCCAATGGCAACAACAAGACACTCTATTACATGCTTCAATGAACCGCCTATTTGGTAGCACCCAAGAACGAATATCAGCAAACTTTGCCAATCAATCTTATGAGTTTAGTAATTTCACTCAAGGCACATTATGGCAATTGGATAAAACCGAAAAATTACAATCGAAAGATTGGATGCCAATGTTGGCCACAAAAGGATTCGATAGCATGATCCAAGAATGGCTAGGAGTAGTCAAAACTGGCCATATGCCACAGTCACTCATTGAGCGTAACATTGCTTCACACCAACTTGCCGAAGCGATATGCCAATATGTGACCACTCAGAAAACGAGAAAAATGCACTGA
- a CDS encoding GNAT family N-acetyltransferase — translation MFVREAEFKDYSKIAQLHTKNWQQAYQGILDNQYLEERLSVDHQAVWQTRLTQPSLNQGVLLLEEGDNLCGFVCLYGNHSFEHGTMIDNLHIADGYRGQGLGKKLMFEAAKWARKHFDDVGMYLEVLTKNEPAKAFYDSIDGIDAGEVIWKAPCGSQVPCHTMTWSSPSMLLEKTT, via the coding sequence TATTCAAAGATAGCTCAGTTACACACAAAAAATTGGCAGCAAGCCTATCAAGGTATATTAGACAATCAATACCTTGAAGAGAGATTGTCTGTTGACCATCAAGCCGTTTGGCAAACTAGGTTGACACAACCGTCTTTAAATCAAGGGGTATTATTACTTGAAGAAGGTGACAATCTATGTGGTTTTGTGTGTTTGTATGGTAATCATAGTTTTGAACATGGCACTATGATCGACAATCTACATATTGCTGATGGGTATCGAGGTCAAGGTTTGGGTAAGAAATTAATGTTTGAGGCGGCAAAGTGGGCAAGAAAACATTTTGATGACGTCGGTATGTATCTTGAAGTATTGACGAAAAATGAACCTGCAAAAGCTTTTTATGATTCGATTGATGGGATTGACGCTGGAGAGGTCATTTGGAAAGCACCATGTGGTTCTCAAGTCCCATGCCATACAATGACATGGTCGTCGCCATCAATGTTATTAGAAAAAACCACTTAA